One Bacillota bacterium DNA window includes the following coding sequences:
- a CDS encoding transposase — translation MASGELHNKLKELTLLMLYLTSWEENEFGIKYRRSWKGYDFGIL, via the coding sequence GGGGAACTGCATAACAAATTGAAGGAACTTACGCTGCTTATGCTCTACCTGACATCCTGGGAAGAAAATGAGTTTGGAATTAAGTATCGCAGAAGCTGGAAGGGTTATGATTTTGGTATTTTG